The Pongo abelii isolate AG06213 chromosome 20, NHGRI_mPonAbe1-v2.0_pri, whole genome shotgun sequence genome window below encodes:
- the S1PR5 gene encoding sphingosine 1-phosphate receptor 5, with protein sequence MERPWEDSPGPEGAAEGSPVPVAAGARSGAAASGTGWQPRAECPGPKGRWPLLATAGPLRRWPAPSPASSSPAPGAASAHSVQGSATAGGARPGRRPWGARPMESGLLRPAPVSEVIVLHYNYTGKLRGARYQPGAGLRADAVVCLAVCAFIVLENLAVLLVLGRHPRFHAPMFLLLGSLTLSDLLAGAAYAANILLSGPLTLRLSPALWFAREGGVFVALTASVLSLLAIALERSLTMARRGPAPVSSRGRTLAMAAAAWGVSLLLGLLPALGWNCLGRLDACSTVLPLYAKAYVLFCVLAFVGILAAICALYARIYCQVRANARRLRARPGTAGTISTRARRKPRSLALLRTLSVVLLAFVACWGPLFLLLLLDVACPARTCPVLLQADPFLGLAMANSLLNPIIYTLTNRDLRHALLRLVCCGRHSCGRDPGGSQQSASAAEASGGLRRCLPPGLDGSFSGSERSSPQRDGLDTSGSTGSPGAPTAARTLVPEPAAD encoded by the exons ATGGAGCGTCCCTGGGAGGACAGCCCAGGCCCGGAGGGGGCAGCTGAGGGCTCGCCTGTGCCAGTCGCCGCCGGGGCGCGCTCCGGTGCCGCGGCGAGTGGCACAGGCTGGCAGCCACGGGCTGAGTGCCCGGGCCCCAAGGGGAGGTGGCCACTGCTGGCGACCGCCGGCCCTTTGCGTCGCTGGCCCGCCCCCTCTCCTGCCAGCTCCAGCCCCGCCCCCGGAGCGGCGTCCGCTCACTCGGTTCAAGGCAGCGCGACTGCGGGTGGCGCACGACCAGGGCGCAGA CCTTGGGGCGCGCGGCCCATGGAGTCGGGGCTGCTGCGGCCCGCGCCGGTGAGCGAGGTCATCGTTCTGCATTACAACTACACCGGCAAGCTCCGCGGTGCGCGCTACCAGCCGGGTGCCGGCCTGCGCGCCGACGCCGTGGTGTGCCTGGCGGTGTGCGCCTTCATCGTGCTAGAGAATCTGGCCGTGTTGTTGGTACTCGGACGCCACCCGCGCTTCCACGCTCCCATGTTCCTGCTCCTGGGCAGCCTCACGTTGTCGGATCTGCTGGCAGGCGCGGCCTACGCCGCCAACATCCTACTGTCGGGGCCGCTCACGCTGCGACTGTCGCCCGCGCTCTGGTTCGCACGGGAGGGAGGCGTCTTCGTGGCACTCACTGCGTCGGTGCTGAGCCTCCTGGCCATCGCGCTGGAGCGCAGCCTCACCATGGCGCGCAGGGGGCCCGCTCCCGTCTCCAGTCGGGGGCGCACGCTGGCGATGGCAGCCGCGGCCTGGGGCGTGTCGCTGCTCCTCGGGCTCCTGCCAGCCCTGGGCTGGAATTGCCTGGGTCGCCTGGACGCCTGCTCCACTGTCTTGCCGCTCTACGCCAAGGCCTACGTGCTCTTCTGCGTGCTCGCCTTCGTGGGCATCCTGGCCGCGATCTGTGCACTCTACGCGCGCATCTACTGCCAGGTACGCGCCAACGCGCGGCGCCTGCGGGCACGGCCCGGGACTGCGGGGACCATCTCGACCCGGGCGCGTCGCAAGCCGCGCTCGCTGGCCTTGCTGCGCACGCTCAGCGTGGTGCTCCTGGCCTTTGTGGCATGTTGGGGCCCCCTCTTCCTGCTGCTGTTGCTCGACGTGGCGTGCCCAGCGCGCACCTGTCCTGTACTCCTGCAGGCCGATCCCTTCCTGGGACTGGCCATGGCCAACTCACTTCTGAACCCCATCATCTACACGCTCACCAACCGCGACCTGCGCCACGCGCTCCTGCGCCTCGTCTGCTGCGGCCGCCACTCCTGCGGCAGAGACCCGGGTGGCTCCCAGCAGTCGGCGAGCGCGGCTGAGGCTTCCGGGGGCCTGCGCCGCTGCCTGCCCCCGGGCCTGGATGGGAGCTTCAGCGGCTCGGAGCGCTCGTCGCCCCAGCGCGACGGGCTGGACACCAGCGGCTCCACAGGCAGCCCCGGTGCACCCACAGCCGCCCGGACTCTGGTACCAGAACCGGCTGCAGACTGA